Proteins encoded by one window of Brevibacterium atlanticum:
- a CDS encoding S-(hydroxymethyl)mycothiol dehydrogenase — translation MPQTVKGVISRSKGAPVELTDIVIPDPGPGEVIVDVKSCGVCHTDFHYREGGISDDYPFLLGHESAGVVSEIGEGVTNVEVGDFVILNWRAICGECRACKRGEPWYCFATHNASQKMTLPDGTELEAALGIGSFAEKTLVAAGQCTKVPESDPAVVGLLGCGMMAGIGAAINTGEVTRGKSVAVIGAGGVGCAAIAGSALAGAGTIIALDIDEKKLEWAKDLGATDTVSTKGMSEDEVVAAIQERTGGFGADVVIDAVGLPATWRQAFYGRDLAGTVVLVGVPTPEMELTVPLLDVFGRGGRLKSSWYGDCLPDRDFPMLVDLYQQGRFPLEKFVTERIGLGDVEAAFEKMGKGEVLRSVVEF, via the coding sequence ATGCCACAGACCGTCAAGGGCGTCATCTCTCGCAGCAAGGGAGCCCCGGTCGAACTCACCGACATCGTCATCCCGGATCCGGGACCGGGCGAGGTCATCGTCGATGTGAAGTCGTGCGGCGTCTGCCACACCGATTTCCACTACCGCGAAGGCGGGATCAGCGACGACTACCCGTTCCTGCTCGGCCACGAATCCGCCGGAGTCGTCTCCGAGATCGGCGAGGGTGTCACCAACGTCGAGGTCGGAGACTTCGTCATCCTCAACTGGCGCGCCATCTGCGGAGAGTGTCGCGCATGCAAGCGCGGAGAGCCGTGGTACTGCTTCGCCACGCACAATGCCTCGCAGAAGATGACGCTGCCCGACGGCACCGAGCTCGAGGCCGCACTCGGCATCGGCTCCTTCGCGGAGAAGACCCTGGTCGCCGCCGGCCAGTGCACGAAGGTCCCCGAATCCGATCCCGCCGTCGTCGGTCTGCTCGGCTGCGGCATGATGGCCGGCATCGGTGCCGCCATCAACACCGGTGAAGTCACCCGCGGCAAGTCCGTGGCGGTCATCGGTGCCGGTGGTGTCGGCTGTGCAGCGATCGCCGGTTCGGCTCTCGCCGGGGCCGGAACGATCATTGCGCTCGACATCGACGAGAAGAAGCTCGAATGGGCGAAGGACCTCGGCGCTACGGACACTGTGAGCACCAAGGGCATGAGCGAGGACGAGGTCGTCGCCGCGATCCAGGAACGCACGGGCGGCTTCGGCGCCGACGTCGTCATCGACGCCGTCGGACTTCCCGCGACCTGGCGGCAGGCCTTCTACGGTCGCGACCTCGCCGGCACCGTGGTCCTCGTCGGCGTGCCCACACCGGAGATGGAGCTGACCGTGCCGCTGCTCGACGTGTTCGGCCGCGGCGGCAGGCTCAAGTCCTCGTGGTACGGCGACTGCCTGCCCGACAGGGATTTCCCGATGCTCGTCGACCTCTACCAGCAGGGACGATTCCCACTGGAGAAGTTCGTCACCGAACGGATCGGACTCGGCGACGTCGAGGCCGCATTCGAGAAGATGGGCAAGGGTGAAGTTCTGCGATCGGTGGTGGAGTTCTGA
- a CDS encoding methionine/alanine import family NSS transporter small subunit, translating to MGTSAIIMMVIAMVTVWGGLGAAIMHLRKHPDEE from the coding sequence ATGGGTACTTCAGCAATCATCATGATGGTCATCGCCATGGTCACCGTCTGGGGCGGCCTCGGCGCCGCGATCATGCACCTGCGCAAGCACCCCGACGAGGAGTGA
- a CDS encoding sodium-dependent transporter, which translates to MSAKTSPQREVFATRGAFIFAAIGSAVGLGNIWRFPYVTYDNGGGAFIIPYLVALLTAGIPLLFFDYAMGHRSRGSAPLSFRMASKIAEPIGWFQTGVAFVIGVYYAAIIGWAGCYMFFSLNQAWGDDAASFFQSDFLKLTDPGISFEFVPGVLIPIIIVWVITLGILLLGVQNGIAGFSKIFIPLLVILFLALVIRALFLPGAAEGLNALFTPDFSALTDPTVWIAAYGQIFFSLSIGFGIMITYASYLKRKTNLTGSGLVVGFSNSAFEILAGVGVFAALGFMAAAQGTEVSEVADSGIGLAFMAFPTLISEMPGGGLFGFAFFACLVFAGLTSLVSIVQVPIQALREKFRIGNKASILLVGGVMAIISIVLLPTVTGLYVLDTIDAWANNIGIVGGAVIGLIAIGWALRKLPVLRNHLNAISSFKVGWTWMIILGGLTTLVLAYMLIHQIIAYATEGYEDYPVSVTGIMGWGMIGLIIVAAIVLTLIRWPKQTIAEAESAIADSVAEENLRNETTGA; encoded by the coding sequence ATGTCTGCCAAGACATCACCCCAGAGGGAGGTCTTCGCCACCCGCGGCGCGTTCATCTTCGCGGCCATCGGCTCGGCGGTCGGCCTCGGCAACATCTGGCGTTTCCCCTATGTCACCTATGACAACGGTGGCGGCGCCTTCATCATCCCTTATCTCGTCGCACTGCTGACGGCGGGCATCCCGCTGCTCTTCTTCGACTATGCGATGGGCCACCGCTCACGCGGTTCGGCACCCCTGTCGTTCCGGATGGCCTCGAAGATCGCCGAGCCCATCGGCTGGTTCCAGACCGGCGTGGCCTTCGTCATCGGCGTCTACTATGCGGCGATCATCGGCTGGGCCGGCTGCTACATGTTCTTCTCCCTCAACCAGGCGTGGGGAGACGATGCGGCCTCCTTCTTCCAGTCGGACTTCCTCAAGCTGACCGATCCGGGCATCTCCTTCGAGTTCGTCCCCGGCGTGCTCATCCCGATCATCATCGTCTGGGTCATCACCCTGGGCATCCTGCTCCTCGGTGTGCAGAACGGCATTGCGGGCTTCTCGAAGATCTTCATTCCGCTGCTCGTGATCCTCTTCCTCGCTCTCGTCATCCGCGCCCTGTTCCTGCCGGGTGCCGCCGAGGGACTCAATGCCCTCTTCACGCCCGACTTCTCGGCCCTGACTGACCCGACGGTGTGGATCGCGGCCTACGGGCAGATCTTCTTCTCCCTGTCCATCGGCTTCGGCATCATGATCACCTACGCCTCGTACCTGAAGAGGAAGACGAACCTCACCGGTTCCGGTCTCGTCGTCGGCTTCTCGAACTCCGCATTCGAGATCCTCGCCGGTGTCGGCGTCTTCGCCGCACTCGGATTCATGGCTGCGGCGCAGGGCACTGAGGTCTCCGAGGTGGCCGACTCCGGGATCGGGCTGGCGTTCATGGCCTTCCCGACGCTGATCTCGGAGATGCCCGGCGGCGGACTCTTCGGCTTCGCCTTCTTCGCCTGCCTCGTCTTCGCCGGCCTGACCTCGCTCGTCTCGATCGTCCAGGTGCCCATCCAGGCGCTGCGCGAGAAGTTCAGGATCGGGAACAAGGCTTCGATCCTCCTCGTCGGAGGCGTCATGGCGATCATCTCGATCGTGCTGCTTCCCACGGTCACCGGCCTCTACGTGCTCGACACGATCGATGCCTGGGCGAACAACATCGGCATCGTCGGCGGCGCCGTCATCGGTCTCATCGCGATCGGGTGGGCACTGAGGAAACTGCCGGTGCTGCGCAACCACCTCAATGCGATCTCGAGCTTCAAGGTCGGCTGGACCTGGATGATCATCCTCGGCGGGCTGACCACTCTGGTGCTCGCCTATATGCTCATCCACCAGATCATCGCCTACGCCACCGAGGGGTACGAGGACTACCCGGTCAGTGTCACCGGAATTATGGGCTGGGGCATGATCGGCCTGATCATCGTGGCAGCGATCGTGCTCACGCTCATCAGATGGCCGAAGCAGACCATCGCCGAGGCGGAATCGGCGATCGCCGATTCCGTGGCCGAAGAGAATCTCCGCAACGAAACCACAGGAGCCTGA
- the cysS gene encoding cysteine--tRNA ligase translates to MTISLYNTASRRTEELRPVNDGHVGIYVCGATVQGEPHIGHLRSASVFDTLRRWLLYSGYSVTMVRNVTDIDDKILSKSVEEGREWFAHAYKYERAFTDAYNALDVLPPSNEPRATGHITEMIELISRLIEAGHAYPALDGSADVYFDAASWADYGELTNQKLEDMELAEGAELRGKKDARDFALWKAHKDTEPITASWPSPWGRGRPGWHIECSAMSTKYLGSNFDIHGGGLDLRFPHHENELAQSRAAGDRFANVWMHSGLLNVGGDKMSKSLGNSVFASDLFESFSPLALRYFLTGASYRSILDFSPEAMERSAASLERLSNFLQRARQSLGASAPALPDVSDGYAARTVDVPVEFAAALDDDLGIPRALSVVFAAVSEGAKLLDAGSDPETLARIVAEVELMLDILGVNPSAAVWAGSDADEKAESALDSLVATLANKRAEAKRDKDYATADAIRDELAAAGVIVEDTADGYRYHLGEG, encoded by the coding sequence GTGACTATCTCGCTCTATAACACCGCCAGCCGCAGGACCGAAGAACTGCGTCCCGTCAACGACGGGCACGTCGGGATCTATGTCTGTGGCGCCACGGTGCAGGGCGAGCCGCACATCGGTCATCTGCGTTCGGCATCGGTCTTCGACACCCTGCGCCGCTGGCTGCTCTACAGCGGGTATTCGGTGACGATGGTCCGCAATGTCACGGACATCGACGACAAGATCCTGTCGAAGTCCGTCGAAGAGGGCCGCGAGTGGTTCGCTCACGCCTACAAATACGAGCGGGCGTTCACCGACGCCTACAACGCACTCGACGTGCTGCCTCCGAGCAATGAGCCGCGTGCGACCGGCCACATCACCGAGATGATCGAACTCATCTCCCGCCTCATCGAGGCGGGCCATGCCTATCCCGCTCTCGACGGCAGTGCCGATGTCTACTTCGACGCCGCCTCGTGGGCCGACTACGGTGAGCTGACGAACCAGAAGCTCGAGGACATGGAGTTAGCCGAAGGCGCCGAACTGCGCGGGAAGAAGGACGCTCGGGACTTCGCGCTGTGGAAGGCGCACAAGGACACTGAGCCCATCACCGCCTCGTGGCCGTCCCCCTGGGGGAGGGGTCGTCCAGGCTGGCACATCGAATGCTCGGCGATGTCGACGAAGTATCTGGGGTCGAACTTCGACATCCACGGCGGCGGCCTCGACCTGCGCTTCCCCCACCATGAGAACGAACTCGCCCAGTCAAGGGCGGCCGGGGATCGGTTTGCGAACGTCTGGATGCACTCCGGACTGCTCAACGTCGGTGGGGACAAGATGTCGAAGTCGCTCGGCAACTCGGTCTTCGCCTCCGACCTGTTCGAGTCCTTCAGCCCGCTGGCTCTGCGCTACTTCCTCACCGGGGCGAGCTACCGGTCGATCCTGGACTTCTCGCCTGAAGCGATGGAACGCTCGGCGGCCTCGCTCGAACGGCTGTCGAACTTCCTCCAGCGGGCTCGGCAGTCACTCGGCGCGAGCGCTCCGGCCCTGCCGGATGTCAGCGACGGGTATGCGGCCCGCACGGTCGATGTCCCTGTTGAGTTCGCCGCGGCCCTCGACGACGACCTCGGCATTCCGCGGGCACTGTCCGTGGTCTTCGCGGCGGTGAGCGAGGGCGCGAAGCTGCTCGATGCGGGAAGCGATCCGGAGACTCTGGCGAGGATCGTCGCCGAGGTCGAACTCATGCTCGACATCCTCGGCGTCAACCCCAGCGCTGCGGTCTGGGCCGGCTCGGACGCCGATGAGAAGGCGGAATCGGCACTCGACTCCCTCGTCGCCACCCTGGCGAACAAGCGTGCCGAGGCCAAGCGGGACAAGGACTACGCGACTGCGGATGCGATCCGCGACGAACTCGCCGCGGCCGGCGTCATCGTCGAGGACACGGCCGACGGGTACCGCTACCACCTCGGCGAGGGCTGA
- a CDS encoding 2-C-methyl-D-erythritol 4-phosphate cytidylyltransferase, translating to MSMGTFGPHALVRGDLDRAHLRRVQAPQGFRTETLLRAYDHHVVGVADDAAPAGVAESDEGFAEIADALVYPNRETGAEGLVLSHPG from the coding sequence ATGTCTATGGGCACCTTCGGGCCCCACGCACTGGTGCGGGGAGACCTCGATCGGGCACACCTGCGACGGGTTCAGGCCCCGCAGGGGTTCCGCACCGAGACTCTGCTGCGCGCTTACGACCATCATGTGGTCGGCGTGGCCGACGATGCTGCGCCCGCCGGGGTCGCCGAATCCGACGAGGGGTTCGCTGAAATCGCCGACGCCCTCGTGTACCCGAACCGAGAGACGGGCGCCGAGGGGCTCGTGCTGAGCCATCCCGGCTGA
- a CDS encoding amino acid permease: protein MKPRHLVMMSLGSAIGAGLFVGSGAGVQAAGPAVLVSYVVAGLIVIFVMRALGELVAADPNPGAFSHYAGKAMGPAAAFAVGALWWVQLCLVVAAEATAAAQIAAAYVPAIPQWVIALAIMLVFTAINLTTSGSFGEFEFWFSLLKVAFVVLFLVLGIAYLLGWTPADPPTQIFTDGFMPTGISGIAAGLLVVAFAFGGIEIVAVAAAETANPERSVSQAIRTIVWRILFLYIGSVAIIVLVLPWTDDRLAESPFVAVLETAGLPFIASLLAAVIVIALLSSMNANIYGASRMAFSMSQRSMLPRGLGRTTRRGVPVPAVLATSAFGFVAVALNYFWAAEVLGVLLNIVGSTLIVTWVATLVSQIVLRRRAEAAGDSLPLRMWGYPWLSYLTLAGIAVIIGLGLTVASVRFQIIGTLIFVLALYLVGLIVTKRHPDAKV from the coding sequence ATGAAGCCCCGCCACCTGGTGATGATGAGCCTGGGCTCGGCGATCGGCGCCGGCCTCTTCGTCGGTTCCGGTGCCGGCGTGCAGGCGGCCGGCCCAGCTGTCCTCGTGTCCTATGTCGTCGCCGGCCTCATCGTCATCTTCGTCATGCGGGCCCTCGGCGAACTCGTCGCCGCGGATCCGAACCCCGGAGCGTTCTCGCACTACGCGGGCAAGGCGATGGGACCTGCCGCCGCTTTCGCCGTCGGTGCCCTGTGGTGGGTGCAGCTGTGCCTCGTCGTCGCTGCCGAGGCCACCGCTGCCGCGCAGATCGCCGCAGCCTACGTACCCGCGATCCCGCAGTGGGTCATCGCCCTGGCGATCATGCTCGTCTTCACTGCCATCAACCTCACCACCTCAGGCAGCTTCGGTGAGTTCGAGTTCTGGTTCTCACTGCTCAAGGTCGCCTTCGTCGTGCTCTTCCTCGTGCTCGGCATTGCGTACCTCCTCGGCTGGACTCCGGCCGATCCGCCCACGCAGATCTTCACCGATGGGTTCATGCCCACCGGGATCTCGGGCATCGCCGCGGGCCTGCTCGTCGTCGCATTCGCCTTCGGCGGCATCGAGATCGTCGCGGTCGCCGCCGCCGAGACCGCGAACCCCGAGCGCAGCGTGAGCCAGGCGATCAGGACCATCGTGTGGCGCATCCTCTTCCTCTACATCGGATCCGTGGCGATCATCGTCCTCGTTCTGCCATGGACCGACGACCGCCTCGCTGAATCGCCGTTCGTGGCCGTGCTGGAGACCGCGGGCCTGCCGTTCATCGCGTCCCTGCTCGCCGCAGTCATCGTCATCGCCCTGCTGTCGTCGATGAACGCGAACATCTACGGCGCCTCCCGGATGGCGTTCTCGATGTCGCAGCGATCCATGCTGCCGCGCGGGCTCGGCCGGACGACCCGCCGCGGCGTGCCTGTGCCCGCGGTGCTGGCCACTTCGGCGTTCGGCTTCGTGGCCGTCGCACTCAACTACTTCTGGGCCGCCGAGGTGCTCGGAGTCCTGCTCAACATCGTCGGTTCGACGCTCATCGTCACGTGGGTCGCGACATTGGTCTCGCAGATCGTGCTCCGTCGTCGCGCCGAGGCGGCCGGGGACTCCCTGCCGCTGCGGATGTGGGGCTACCCGTGGCTGTCGTATCTCACGCTCGCGGGCATCGCCGTGATCATCGGTCTCGGTCTCACCGTCGCATCCGTGCGCTTCCAGATCATCGGGACGCTCATCTTCGTTCTCGCGCTCTACCTCGTCGGCCTCATCGTCACGAAGCGCCACCCCGACGCGAAGGTCTGA
- a CDS encoding amino acid permease — translation MTDPDTPSAPPTATSAGVLRQLGRRKSIGSMVADAQTDAEGSGHLRRTFGVFQLTMISVGATLGTGILVILGEAVPVAGPAVWLAFVLAGVTALLSAVSYAEMAGMVPVSGSSYSYSYATLGEGVAWVCGWCLVLEYAVSVAAVAVGAADYVNETLRVFGLELPASLTAGPGVADDPGGIINISALVVVALATVLLMRGAGESGIVNTILVFVKLGILVFFAIVAFTAFKAGNFAPMLPMGAAGVTAAASSVFFSYIGFDAASTAGEEAKNPRRDLPRAIIFSMLIVTSMYVLVAVAAIGARQWQWFSGANAPLVQIVEEITGSNLAVLAFAVAAVLAIFSVVITVLYGQSRILLTMARDGMVPKIFGVVSRRTGTPLAGTLIVGGLVAITAALIPLGELADATSIGTLFAFFLVNLAVIYLRVKRPDLERSFTVPFGPVIPALGALACAFLMINLGGTTWAVFGVWMAVGALVYFAYSRRHSVVGRLSEQDYRTTLTP, via the coding sequence ATGACCGATCCTGATACGCCATCCGCACCACCGACAGCCACCTCGGCGGGGGTGCTGCGCCAACTGGGGCGGCGCAAATCGATCGGATCGATGGTCGCGGACGCACAGACCGACGCCGAGGGATCGGGCCACCTGCGGCGGACGTTCGGCGTCTTCCAGCTGACGATGATCAGCGTCGGCGCCACCCTGGGCACGGGAATCCTCGTCATCCTCGGCGAGGCCGTCCCCGTGGCCGGACCCGCGGTATGGCTGGCGTTCGTCCTCGCCGGAGTCACCGCGCTGCTCTCGGCGGTCAGCTACGCCGAGATGGCCGGCATGGTGCCGGTGTCGGGATCGAGCTATTCGTACTCCTATGCGACCCTCGGCGAGGGTGTGGCCTGGGTCTGCGGCTGGTGTCTCGTCCTCGAATACGCGGTCTCGGTCGCCGCGGTCGCCGTCGGCGCCGCCGACTACGTCAATGAGACTCTGCGGGTGTTCGGACTCGAACTGCCCGCCTCCCTGACCGCCGGGCCCGGGGTGGCGGACGATCCCGGCGGCATCATCAACATCTCTGCGCTCGTCGTCGTGGCCCTGGCGACGGTGCTGCTTATGCGCGGGGCCGGGGAATCCGGCATCGTCAATACGATCCTCGTGTTCGTCAAACTCGGGATCCTCGTGTTCTTCGCAATCGTGGCCTTCACCGCGTTCAAGGCCGGCAACTTCGCGCCTATGCTGCCGATGGGGGCCGCCGGAGTCACCGCGGCCGCCTCGAGCGTGTTCTTCTCCTACATCGGCTTCGACGCGGCCTCGACGGCCGGCGAGGAAGCGAAGAACCCCCGCCGCGATCTGCCGCGGGCGATCATCTTCTCGATGCTCATCGTCACTTCGATGTACGTGCTCGTGGCCGTGGCCGCGATCGGGGCCAGGCAGTGGCAGTGGTTCTCCGGCGCAAACGCTCCGCTCGTCCAGATCGTCGAGGAGATCACGGGTTCGAACCTCGCCGTCCTCGCCTTCGCGGTGGCTGCGGTGCTCGCGATCTTCTCCGTCGTCATCACCGTCCTCTACGGACAGTCGCGGATCCTGCTGACGATGGCGCGCGACGGCATGGTGCCGAAGATCTTCGGCGTCGTCTCCCGGCGCACCGGCACTCCTCTGGCCGGCACCCTCATCGTCGGCGGGCTCGTCGCGATCACTGCGGCGCTGATTCCCCTCGGCGAGCTCGCCGACGCCACAAGCATCGGCACTCTGTTCGCGTTCTTCCTCGTCAACCTCGCCGTCATCTACCTGCGCGTGAAGCGACCTGACCTCGAGCGGTCGTTCACGGTCCCCTTCGGCCCGGTCATCCCGGCCCTCGGTGCGCTCGCGTGCGCGTTCCTCATGATCAACCTCGGCGGGACGACCTGGGCCGTCTTCGGCGTGTGGATGGCCGTCGGCGCGCTCGTCTACTTCGCCTACAGCCGCCGCCACTCGGTCGTCGGCCGACTCAGTGAACAGGACTACCGCACCACCCTCACCCCCTAA
- a CDS encoding amino acid permease codes for MAGEWKRTKSIEQSIRDTQDPEHQLKKNLGALDLVIFGVGVCIGAGIFVLTGQAAATNAGPGIALSFLIAGVACGLAALCYAEFASTVPVAGSAYTFTFATMGELLAWIIGWDLILEFTVGSAALATSFSQYLAVVLDGTPLAIPEAIATAENGWVNLPAGLLVLGLTVVLVTGIKLSSRINIFVTILKVLVVLAVIIVGLFFVKVANWVPFIPPAEEPADTGGSMLHLPIVQGLFGLEPSVFGVGGIFAAAAMVFFAFIGFDVVATTAEETKNPQKNLPIGIFGSLAIVTGLYIAVSLVITGMQNYKDIDPEDGAPLATAFVNVGLPVMGSLIAVGACIGLIVVCMILFMGQTRVGFSMARDGLLPQWLAKTNPKFGTPYRFTIITGVIIAIIAAFVPLSTLAELVNIGTLSAFVLVSIGVIVLRRTRPELERPFKVPFVPVLPIISAIICFYLMLNLNMDTWIRFLVWLAIGLAVYFLYSRKHSRLNKPAEPVEA; via the coding sequence ATGGCCGGCGAATGGAAACGCACCAAATCCATCGAGCAGAGCATCCGTGACACCCAAGACCCCGAACATCAGCTGAAGAAGAACCTCGGCGCCCTCGACCTCGTCATCTTCGGAGTCGGCGTCTGCATCGGTGCCGGAATCTTCGTCCTCACCGGGCAGGCGGCCGCGACGAACGCCGGACCCGGCATCGCGCTGTCCTTCCTCATCGCCGGCGTCGCCTGTGGGCTCGCGGCGCTGTGCTATGCGGAGTTCGCTTCGACCGTCCCGGTCGCCGGCAGCGCCTACACGTTCACCTTCGCCACGATGGGCGAGCTGCTCGCCTGGATCATCGGCTGGGACCTCATCCTCGAGTTCACCGTCGGTTCGGCTGCACTGGCGACCTCATTCAGCCAATACCTCGCCGTCGTCCTCGACGGCACACCGCTGGCGATTCCCGAAGCGATCGCGACAGCTGAGAACGGCTGGGTCAATCTGCCCGCGGGCCTCCTCGTCCTCGGCCTGACTGTCGTGCTCGTCACCGGCATCAAGCTCTCGAGCCGAATCAACATCTTCGTCACCATCCTCAAGGTCCTCGTCGTCCTCGCCGTCATCATCGTCGGTCTCTTCTTCGTCAAGGTCGCGAACTGGGTGCCCTTCATCCCGCCGGCCGAGGAGCCTGCCGACACCGGCGGCTCGATGCTGCACCTGCCCATCGTGCAGGGACTCTTCGGTCTCGAACCGAGCGTCTTCGGCGTCGGCGGCATCTTCGCCGCGGCCGCCATGGTCTTCTTCGCCTTCATCGGCTTCGACGTCGTCGCGACCACCGCCGAGGAGACGAAGAACCCGCAGAAGAACCTGCCCATCGGCATCTTCGGTTCGCTGGCGATCGTCACCGGCCTCTACATCGCCGTCTCGCTCGTCATCACGGGTATGCAGAACTACAAGGACATCGACCCCGAGGACGGCGCCCCGCTGGCGACGGCGTTCGTCAATGTCGGTCTGCCCGTGATGGGCAGCCTCATCGCGGTCGGTGCCTGCATCGGCCTCATCGTCGTCTGCATGATCCTCTTCATGGGGCAGACGCGTGTGGGCTTCTCGATGGCCCGCGACGGCCTGCTGCCGCAGTGGCTGGCGAAGACGAACCCGAAGTTCGGCACACCCTACCGGTTCACGATCATCACAGGCGTGATCATCGCGATCATCGCCGCGTTCGTGCCGCTGTCCACGCTCGCCGAGCTCGTCAACATCGGTACGCTCTCGGCCTTCGTGCTCGTCTCGATCGGCGTCATCGTCCTGCGTCGGACTCGCCCCGAGCTCGAGCGACCGTTCAAGGTCCCGTTCGTCCCGGTGCTGCCGATCATCTCCGCGATCATCTGCTTCTACCTCATGCTCAACCTCAACATGGACACGTGGATCCGTTTCCTCGTGTGGCTGGCCATCGGCCTGGCCGTGTACTTCCTGTACTCGCGCAAGCACAGCAGACTCAATAAGCCCGCTGAGCCGGTCGAAGCATAG
- the rlmB gene encoding 23S rRNA (guanosine(2251)-2'-O)-methyltransferase RlmB: MASNPRSGGSKKGPTKGSGGKNKRGLRGKGPTPKAEDRVYHKAHKAAQNRKSANASAQAKRKKKELGPNMVAGRNSVLEALREGVPATAMYVSGRIDSDDRVRESITLATQRGISMLEASKPDLDRLTDDAIHQGIALQVPPYEYADPSDLLEFAADRAETPLLVALDGITDPRNLGAIVRSTAAFGGHGVIIPERRAASMTAAAWKTSAGAASRIRVAQVVNLARAIDELKKQNIFVVGLDMDGDVELPELSFTRDPLCIVVGSEGKGLSRLISEKCDQIVSIPIAATTESLNAGIAAAVSLYEVARARRA; encoded by the coding sequence ATGGCTTCCAATCCCCGCTCCGGCGGTTCGAAGAAGGGTCCGACCAAAGGGTCGGGCGGTAAGAACAAGCGCGGACTGCGCGGCAAGGGCCCGACGCCCAAGGCCGAGGACCGCGTCTACCACAAGGCGCACAAGGCCGCACAGAATCGCAAGTCCGCCAACGCCTCGGCGCAGGCGAAGCGGAAGAAGAAGGAGCTCGGGCCGAATATGGTCGCCGGGCGCAATTCTGTGCTCGAGGCGCTGCGCGAGGGGGTGCCGGCGACCGCGATGTACGTCTCCGGTCGCATCGACTCCGACGATCGTGTCCGCGAGTCGATCACCCTGGCCACGCAACGCGGCATCTCGATGCTCGAGGCGAGCAAGCCCGACCTCGACCGGCTCACCGACGACGCGATCCACCAGGGCATCGCCCTGCAGGTCCCGCCGTACGAGTACGCCGACCCCTCCGATCTGCTCGAATTCGCCGCCGACCGGGCCGAGACCCCGCTGCTCGTGGCTCTCGACGGGATCACCGATCCGCGCAACCTCGGCGCGATCGTCCGCTCGACCGCGGCCTTCGGCGGTCACGGAGTGATCATCCCCGAACGGCGCGCCGCGTCGATGACGGCGGCCGCGTGGAAGACCTCGGCCGGTGCCGCGTCTCGAATCCGCGTCGCCCAGGTGGTCAACCTGGCCCGGGCGATCGATGAGCTGAAGAAGCAGAACATCTTCGTCGTCGGCCTCGACATGGACGGAGATGTGGAGCTGCCCGAGCTGAGCTTCACCCGTGACCCGCTGTGCATCGTCGTCGGCTCCGAGGGCAAGGGACTGTCCCGACTGATCTCGGAGAAGTGCGACCAGATCGTCTCGATCCCGATCGCCGCGACGACCGAATCCCTCAACGCCGGTATCGCCGCGGCCGTCTCACTCTACGAAGTGGCGAGAGCCCGCCGCGCCTGA
- a CDS encoding MBL fold metallo-hydrolase, which produces MTAIEHLVTSGTFSLDGETHDVDNNVWIIGDDSEVIVIDPAHNIDAIAEAVGSREVKAVLLTHGHDDHVGVVRDFAQRVGNPTVYLNPDDYVLWDMTYDSYRPDGRIADGDTWSVGGVRLKALHTPGHSPGSTCFFVETGLPAPATAGAGRAVGPVLFSGDTLFNGGPGATGRSYSSFETIIESIRDVLFELPDATVVLTGHGDATSIGAERPSLEEWIKRGH; this is translated from the coding sequence ATGACAGCCATCGAGCATCTCGTCACCTCCGGCACGTTCTCCCTCGACGGTGAGACCCACGATGTCGACAACAATGTGTGGATCATCGGCGACGATTCCGAGGTCATCGTCATCGACCCCGCTCACAACATCGATGCCATCGCCGAGGCGGTCGGATCGAGAGAGGTCAAGGCCGTTCTGCTCACACACGGTCACGATGACCATGTGGGAGTCGTCCGTGACTTCGCGCAGCGGGTGGGCAATCCCACCGTGTACCTCAATCCCGACGACTATGTCCTGTGGGACATGACCTATGACAGCTACCGCCCGGACGGGCGGATCGCCGACGGCGATACCTGGTCCGTCGGCGGTGTCCGGCTCAAGGCTCTGCACACTCCGGGCCACTCCCCCGGTTCCACGTGCTTCTTCGTCGAGACGGGACTGCCGGCACCTGCCACGGCCGGTGCCGGTCGCGCGGTCGGTCCGGTGCTGTTCTCCGGTGACACGCTGTTCAACGGCGGCCCCGGAGCGACCGGTCGGTCGTATTCGAGCTTCGAAACGATCATCGAGTCGATCCGCGACGTGCTCTTCGAACTCCCCGACGCGACGGTCGTGCTCACCGGGCACGGCGATGCGACCTCGATCGGAGCCGAACGCCCCTCGCTCGAAGAATGGATCAAACGCGGTCACTGA